A single genomic interval of Calditrichota bacterium harbors:
- a CDS encoding bacteriohemerythrin: MPILWTSSMSVGNKIVDSDHQKLFKLINIVEEELNSEKKENIENALRELENYTEEHFTREEALMKLGSYSGHFQHFKKHHNLKNQLKIIKKDILNDLNNPKNYDNLIEVLRKWLLDHVLVEDLKMRPYYKKLI; encoded by the coding sequence ATGCCTATTTTATGGACCAGCTCAATGAGTGTTGGAAACAAAATTGTTGATTCCGATCATCAAAAATTATTTAAATTAATTAATATTGTTGAAGAAGAATTAAACAGTGAAAAAAAAGAAAATATTGAAAATGCTCTTCGTGAATTAGAAAACTATACAGAAGAACATTTTACTAGAGAAGAAGCTTTAATGAAACTGGGAAGTTATTCAGGCCATTTTCAACATTTCAAAAAGCATCATAATTTGAAGAACCAATTGAAAATTATTAAAAAGGATATTTTAAATGATCTGAATAACCCAAAAAACTATGACAATCTAATCGAAGTATTAAGAAAGTGGCTGCTTGACCATGTTTTAGTAGAAGACTTAAAAATGAGACCATATTACAAAAAGTTAATTTAA
- a CDS encoding pyruvate, phosphate dikinase, with the protein MNNNKPVDKLVLDLKERAKELNCLYEIQELLSNPGKSTKEICELLVKSIPPGWQFPDICHAKLLLHRSVFETEGFQESAWFQSADIKVQDEIVGNITVYYTEERPKETEGPFLKEERKLLNTIAEQFGMYVLHQQLKTVFEEQKGSEEESKSEWGVILDLLTKTDPRLLIRISRKMVNFLSWTGVKEAQQLLEQFSPAYQQENELLQEVNVPYQRQKGIDLLALSYDIFEVAVKNMGVADVLTSIQKWIKEDRSGFLVNILEDTGSSLAQISSAIERYHHLTPHGLELSIPREMSFRVALIRRMLSDQPGFINIAKQSIEVDDFNDLLHSIIYPVGSHGKLGGKSSGLFLAKQILKNASRENELFREIKTPKTWYLTSDGILKFMAYNNLEDIIEQKYKDIEQVRHEYPYVVNVFKNSTFSPEIINGLSLALDDFGEVPLIVRSSSLLEDRLGSAFAGKYKSLFIANQGSKEDRLAEIMDAIAEVYASTFGPNPIEYRTRRGILDYHEEMGILIQEVVGKKVGKYFVPAFAGVAFSQNEFRWSSRIKRNDGLLRIVPGLGTRAVDRLSDDYPVLVAPGQPNLRVNVTLDEIIRYSPKYIDAINMENCTFESLDIQTMFKECGNDFPSINKLVSIIKEDHLQQPRVIGTNYDDENIVVTFEGLMESTPFIKQVREILKILQDKYDHPIDIEFAHDGENFYLLQCRSQSYGVHSEPAIIPVNIPKDKILFSANRYISNGNVQDISHLVYVSPQKYSEISDYQQLHAVGRAVGRLNKLLPKRQFILMGPGRWGSRGDIKLGVSVTYSDINNTSMLIEIARKQKDYTPDLSFGTHFFQDLVEANIRYLPLYPDDEGILFNEDFLLKSENKFAEILPDFSNLAQVIKVVDIPASTKGNTLQVLMNGETEEALAVLNGG; encoded by the coding sequence ATGAATAACAACAAACCTGTAGACAAATTAGTCCTCGATTTAAAAGAGCGGGCAAAAGAACTTAATTGTCTTTATGAAATCCAGGAATTATTAAGCAACCCGGGAAAATCAACAAAAGAAATTTGCGAGTTGTTGGTAAAATCAATTCCTCCCGGATGGCAGTTTCCAGATATTTGCCATGCAAAACTGTTATTGCACAGATCTGTTTTTGAGACAGAAGGTTTTCAAGAATCAGCCTGGTTTCAATCTGCAGATATAAAAGTACAAGATGAGATTGTTGGGAATATTACAGTCTACTATACTGAAGAAAGGCCAAAGGAAACAGAAGGCCCATTTCTTAAAGAAGAGCGTAAATTGCTAAATACAATTGCCGAACAATTTGGTATGTATGTATTGCACCAACAGCTTAAAACAGTTTTTGAAGAACAGAAAGGCAGCGAGGAAGAAAGCAAAAGTGAGTGGGGCGTCATACTCGATTTATTAACAAAAACAGATCCAAGACTATTAATCCGAATTTCACGAAAAATGGTTAATTTTCTCAGTTGGACCGGAGTTAAGGAGGCGCAGCAATTACTTGAACAATTTAGCCCGGCCTACCAGCAGGAAAATGAATTGTTGCAAGAAGTGAACGTCCCATATCAAAGGCAGAAAGGGATCGATCTGCTTGCTCTTAGTTATGATATTTTTGAAGTGGCGGTTAAAAATATGGGTGTTGCTGATGTTTTAACCAGCATTCAAAAATGGATTAAGGAAGACCGTTCCGGGTTTCTGGTTAATATTTTGGAAGATACCGGTTCTTCTCTTGCGCAGATTAGCAGCGCCATAGAGCGTTATCATCATCTAACACCTCACGGACTGGAACTTTCAATTCCAAGAGAAATGAGTTTTCGAGTGGCCCTGATTCGCCGCATGTTAAGTGACCAGCCGGGATTTATAAATATTGCCAAACAATCGATTGAGGTGGATGATTTTAATGATTTGTTACACAGCATTATTTATCCTGTTGGCAGCCATGGAAAATTAGGGGGAAAAAGCTCCGGGTTGTTTTTGGCCAAACAAATCCTTAAGAATGCCTCGCGCGAAAATGAGCTGTTTCGGGAAATAAAGACCCCCAAAACGTGGTACCTAACTTCAGATGGCATTTTAAAGTTCATGGCTTACAATAATCTGGAAGATATTATTGAGCAAAAATATAAAGATATTGAGCAGGTTCGCCATGAATATCCTTATGTGGTGAATGTCTTTAAAAATTCTACATTCTCTCCGGAGATCATCAACGGGCTTTCTCTTGCATTGGATGATTTTGGTGAAGTTCCACTCATCGTACGCAGCTCCAGTTTGCTGGAAGACCGCCTGGGTTCAGCTTTTGCCGGGAAATATAAAAGCCTGTTTATCGCCAACCAGGGAAGCAAAGAAGATCGTCTTGCTGAAATTATGGATGCCATTGCCGAAGTATATGCATCGACTTTTGGGCCCAATCCAATTGAGTATCGTACACGACGTGGAATACTGGATTATCACGAAGAGATGGGTATTTTAATCCAAGAGGTGGTGGGCAAAAAAGTTGGTAAATATTTTGTTCCGGCTTTTGCCGGGGTTGCATTCAGCCAAAATGAGTTTCGTTGGTCCAGCCGTATTAAACGAAATGATGGCCTGTTGCGAATTGTACCCGGTTTGGGCACACGGGCTGTTGATCGCCTTAGTGATGATTATCCTGTGCTGGTGGCGCCTGGGCAACCAAATTTGCGGGTTAATGTTACGCTCGATGAAATAATCCGCTACTCACCCAAATATATCGATGCCATAAATATGGAAAACTGTACATTCGAATCTTTGGATATTCAAACAATGTTTAAAGAGTGCGGTAATGATTTTCCATCCATCAATAAACTGGTTTCAATAATCAAGGAAGATCATCTTCAGCAACCACGGGTAATCGGTACAAATTACGATGATGAAAATATTGTAGTGACTTTTGAAGGGTTGATGGAAAGCACGCCATTTATTAAACAAGTCAGGGAAATATTGAAAATTTTGCAGGATAAATATGATCATCCTATAGATATTGAGTTTGCACATGACGGTGAAAATTTTTACCTGTTACAATGCCGTAGCCAAAGTTATGGTGTGCATAGCGAACCTGCGATCATTCCGGTAAACATTCCCAAAGATAAGATTTTATTTTCGGCCAACCGCTATATTTCCAACGGGAATGTTCAGGATATTTCACACCTCGTTTATGTAAGCCCGCAAAAATACAGCGAAATTTCGGATTATCAGCAACTGCATGCTGTCGGTCGTGCTGTTGGCAGGTTGAACAAACTATTGCCAAAACGACAATTTATTTTAATGGGCCCAGGCCGTTGGGGCAGCCGTGGAGATATAAAACTTGGAGTAAGCGTAACTTATTCGGATATAAATAATACCTCCATGCTGATTGAAATTGCCCGCAAGCAAAAAGACTATACTCCCGATCTTTCTTTTGGTACACATTTTTTCCAGGATTTGGTTGAAGCAAATATTCGATATCTTCCGCTTTACCCGGATGATGAAGGAATTTTATTTAATGAGGATTTTCTGCTAAAATCTGAAAACAAGTTTGCCGAAATATTGCCGGATTTTTCCAACCTTGCACAAGTAATAAAAGTTGTTGATATACCAGCTTCTACTAAGGGCAACACTTTGCAGGTGTTGATGAACGGTGAAACAGAAGAGGCTTTGGCAGTTTTGAATGGTGGGTAA
- a CDS encoding M28 family peptidase encodes MKKLLLFLLPLISFAQNDHYINYAKESVKYLTSKDLMGRGYTHDGHIKAAKFIESELLNIGLDKIDDSYSQEFEVEVNIFEREPHLIINDKWLKLGTDFIPHEHSSSGDISSNKVVYVDNGIFIPDAGLNDYNGLSANGKIIIIDNELPQHLKKNKQFSKFTSESTRILIAQKLGAKAIVLIQDKLTFGAAYTRLQIPIVRVLKSSLQNPIEKVELEVESDFDDFDTKNIFGFIKGTSIQDSIIMLCAHYDHLGALGDSVYFPGANDNASGVSLLLSLAKFFKDNPIKNSLLFTFFSGEDVGLVGSKYFQKNPEIELERVKFLINFDMAASAENGIMAVGGKNFPEFFQKLKSINDDLSLGKLGSRKNAPNSDHYFFIRNGIKGFYLFTKDGKQPYHHVNDKFETLEWDDFERMFNLAKSFIQSI; translated from the coding sequence ATGAAAAAACTACTACTATTCTTATTACCTTTAATTTCATTTGCTCAAAATGATCATTATATCAATTACGCCAAAGAATCTGTAAAATATTTAACTTCGAAAGATTTAATGGGAAGGGGCTATACACATGATGGTCATATTAAAGCTGCAAAATTTATCGAAAGTGAATTGTTAAATATTGGACTTGACAAAATAGATGATTCTTACAGTCAAGAATTTGAAGTAGAAGTAAATATATTTGAAAGAGAACCCCATTTAATAATAAATGATAAATGGTTAAAATTAGGTACTGATTTCATTCCACATGAACACAGCTCATCAGGCGATATTTCTAGCAATAAAGTTGTATATGTAGATAATGGTATTTTCATACCAGATGCAGGGTTAAATGATTACAATGGACTATCAGCAAATGGGAAAATTATAATAATTGATAATGAACTTCCACAACATCTTAAAAAGAACAAACAATTTTCAAAATTTACTTCTGAATCGACCAGAATTTTAATTGCCCAAAAATTAGGAGCAAAAGCTATAGTCTTGATTCAAGATAAATTAACCTTCGGAGCAGCGTACACAAGATTGCAAATTCCGATAGTAAGAGTATTAAAGAGTTCTCTACAAAATCCAATAGAAAAAGTTGAACTGGAAGTCGAATCTGATTTTGATGATTTTGATACTAAGAATATTTTTGGATTTATAAAAGGTACATCAATTCAAGATTCAATTATCATGCTATGCGCTCATTATGACCATTTAGGAGCCTTGGGAGATAGTGTTTACTTTCCTGGTGCAAATGATAATGCGAGTGGTGTTTCACTTCTTTTGAGCCTTGCAAAATTCTTCAAAGACAATCCTATTAAGAATTCATTACTATTTACATTTTTCTCCGGGGAAGATGTTGGTTTAGTTGGATCAAAATATTTCCAGAAAAACCCAGAAATTGAATTAGAAAGGGTGAAATTTTTAATTAATTTTGATATGGCTGCTTCAGCTGAAAATGGAATTATGGCGGTTGGTGGAAAAAATTTCCCCGAATTCTTTCAAAAGTTGAAATCAATAAACGATGATTTGTCTTTAGGAAAGCTTGGAAGCAGAAAGAATGCTCCGAATAGTGACCATTATTTCTTTATTAGAAATGGAATAAAGGGGTTTTACCTTTTTACAAAAGACGGAAAGCAACCTTATCATCATGTGAATGATAAATTTGAAACTTTAGAATGGGATGATTTTGAAAGGATGTTTAACTTGGCTAAATCTTTTATCCAATCAATATAA
- a CDS encoding D-aminoacylase → MKRRTFITKTSLATAGILSLGKNVFTMPDKADILIKNAQILDGTGVQIWQADLLIQNDRIRDIGHFNSTTAKKTIDASGLYLSPGFIDIHTHSDDDILLYPGAESRITQGITTEVTGNCGYSATPLKGMDREKRAKSFKDDGIEESWTDVDSYCKIIDEKGIALNQALLLGQGTLRRNAIGLVDRHLTKDELKSVLYELEKGMDQGAFGFSTGLEYTPGAFTPTEELIELAKVTARLNGLYATHMRDEEQRLLSAISEALTISRKSGVRLQISHLKANGKANWDKQIAALNMIELARAKGVDVMFDAYPYNASSTTLTVFLPHWSREGGSKQLGQRLADPATREKISKETDHKVMFDLGGYELIVINSLKNNQNLIGKNIIEIAELWNAEPIEAVLRLLEKENFSVGFVGHGMNPQNVEKILAHPLAMIGSDGDSQAPYGPAAKDRPHPRSYGTCTRVLGYYCREQKIFDLPTAIKKMTSMPADQLGLTDRGRIAKGNIADLVLFDFDEVKDLATFNDPHQYSTGIEYVFVNGTAVIQKGEMTNAKPGKMLRS, encoded by the coding sequence ATGAAACGAAGAACATTTATTACAAAAACCTCTCTGGCCACCGCCGGGATTTTATCGCTTGGGAAAAATGTTTTTACCATGCCAGATAAAGCTGACATACTTATAAAAAATGCCCAAATTTTAGATGGCACCGGTGTGCAGATCTGGCAAGCCGATTTGCTCATTCAAAATGACAGAATCCGCGATATCGGGCATTTTAATTCTACTACAGCCAAAAAAACAATCGATGCCAGCGGTCTTTATCTTTCACCCGGATTTATCGACATACACACCCACAGCGATGATGATATCTTGCTTTATCCGGGTGCAGAAAGCCGCATCACACAGGGAATAACCACCGAAGTAACCGGTAATTGTGGCTATTCGGCTACTCCTTTAAAAGGCATGGATCGAGAAAAGAGAGCGAAGTCATTTAAAGATGATGGTATTGAAGAAAGCTGGACAGATGTTGACTCCTACTGTAAAATTATTGACGAAAAAGGCATTGCACTAAACCAGGCTCTCTTATTGGGGCAAGGTACTTTGCGCAGAAATGCTATCGGATTGGTTGACCGCCATCTCACCAAGGATGAGTTAAAATCAGTTTTGTACGAGCTTGAGAAGGGTATGGATCAAGGCGCTTTTGGCTTTTCCACGGGTTTGGAATATACGCCCGGGGCTTTTACCCCAACCGAAGAATTAATTGAGCTGGCAAAAGTTACAGCACGGCTTAATGGGCTTTATGCCACACACATGCGCGATGAAGAACAACGTCTTTTGTCCGCCATCAGCGAAGCACTAACGATCTCTCGCAAATCTGGTGTACGCCTGCAAATATCTCATCTAAAAGCAAATGGAAAAGCTAACTGGGATAAACAAATTGCTGCACTAAATATGATTGAGTTGGCCCGTGCAAAAGGCGTTGATGTTATGTTTGATGCTTATCCTTACAACGCATCTTCGACAACTCTAACCGTCTTCTTGCCGCACTGGTCACGCGAGGGAGGTTCAAAACAATTGGGTCAAAGATTAGCAGATCCGGCAACCAGGGAAAAAATCAGCAAAGAAACTGATCATAAAGTTATGTTTGATCTTGGCGGTTATGAGCTGATTGTCATTAACAGTTTAAAAAACAACCAGAATTTGATTGGTAAAAATATAATTGAAATTGCTGAACTTTGGAATGCAGAACCCATTGAGGCTGTTCTCCGGCTTCTCGAAAAAGAAAACTTTTCGGTTGGTTTTGTCGGGCATGGTATGAACCCGCAAAATGTAGAAAAAATTCTGGCCCATCCATTGGCAATGATTGGTTCCGATGGTGATAGCCAGGCACCATATGGACCCGCAGCAAAAGATCGTCCGCACCCACGAAGCTATGGTACATGTACGCGTGTTTTGGGTTATTATTGCCGTGAGCAAAAAATATTCGATTTACCGACAGCCATAAAAAAAATGACTTCCATGCCTGCCGATCAACTTGGTTTAACCGACCGTGGAAGAATAGCCAAAGGCAACATAGCAGATCTTGTACTTTTTGATTTTGATGAAGTCAAAGACCTCGCAACATTCAACGACCCGCACCAATACTCAACCGGGATTGAATACGTTTTTGTAAATGGTACAGCAGTTATCCAAAAAGGTGAAATGACAAATGCGAAGCCCGGGAAAATGTTACGGAGTTAA
- a CDS encoding GTP-binding protein, with protein sequence MQHTNWQCPKCRNQEFDTDQFAATGGGFAKIFDVQNKKFTTVTCTRCKYTEIYKAEASTLGNVLDFITS encoded by the coding sequence ATGCAACACACAAACTGGCAATGCCCCAAATGTAGAAATCAGGAATTTGATACCGACCAATTTGCTGCAACCGGTGGCGGATTTGCAAAAATATTTGATGTGCAAAATAAAAAATTTACAACTGTAACCTGTACCCGCTGCAAGTACACGGAAATCTACAAAGCCGAAGCCAGCACGCTTGGCAATGTGCTTGATTTTATTACCAGCTAA
- a CDS encoding Glu/Leu/Phe/Val dehydrogenase yields MNNSAYNPFETAQKQFDQTADLLELKTVTRDLLRSPIREFNFIIPVRMDDGSKKIFRGFRIQHNDARGPAKGGIRFHPQETIDTIRAMAMWMTWKTAVADLPLGGGKGGVICDPHNLSLNEQEQICRGWVQQVVKNVGPYTDVPAPDVMTSAQHMLWMLDEYEKITGERRPGFITGKPVGMGGSLGRKEATGYGVMITVREALKELDINPENTRASFQGFGNVSQHAIELYQQMGGKAVCVSCWDQEEQKSYSYRKKDGFDLEQLRAITDSFGGIKKSKAADLGYEVLDSDAWLEQDVDILVPAALENQITGENADKIRSSVKIIAEAANGPTTPAADKFIKEKNIFMIPDLLANVGGVTCSYFEQVQSNMNYFWEKDEVLGKLDVKMTSAFIAVSDFALSNKLYMRDAANVIAVDRVAQACKDRGWV; encoded by the coding sequence ATGAACAATTCCGCCTACAATCCTTTCGAAACAGCCCAAAAACAATTTGACCAAACCGCTGATTTATTGGAGCTAAAAACAGTAACGCGTGATCTTTTGCGCAGCCCAATCCGCGAATTCAATTTTATTATTCCGGTGCGAATGGACGATGGCTCCAAGAAAATTTTTCGTGGTTTTCGCATCCAGCATAATGATGCACGCGGCCCGGCAAAAGGCGGTATCCGTTTTCATCCTCAGGAAACAATTGACACCATCCGCGCTATGGCCATGTGGATGACCTGGAAAACAGCGGTTGCAGATTTACCTCTTGGTGGTGGAAAAGGTGGCGTTATTTGCGATCCGCATAATTTGAGCCTCAATGAGCAGGAGCAGATTTGTCGCGGATGGGTGCAGCAGGTTGTAAAAAATGTTGGTCCTTATACTGATGTCCCCGCTCCTGATGTGATGACCAGTGCCCAGCACATGTTATGGATGTTGGATGAATATGAAAAAATTACCGGTGAACGAAGGCCTGGTTTTATCACTGGCAAACCAGTTGGCATGGGTGGTTCGCTTGGCAGAAAAGAAGCAACCGGTTATGGCGTGATGATCACCGTGCGCGAAGCGTTAAAAGAGTTGGATATCAACCCGGAAAATACACGGGCAAGTTTCCAGGGTTTTGGAAATGTTTCTCAGCATGCAATTGAGCTTTATCAACAAATGGGAGGCAAAGCTGTTTGTGTTTCATGTTGGGATCAGGAAGAGCAAAAAAGTTATTCTTATCGTAAAAAAGACGGTTTTGATCTGGAGCAGTTGAGGGCGATTACTGATTCATTTGGCGGCATCAAAAAATCAAAAGCAGCAGATCTTGGTTATGAGGTTTTAGATAGTGATGCCTGGTTGGAGCAGGATGTTGATATCCTGGTGCCAGCTGCATTGGAAAACCAGATTACAGGGGAAAACGCAGACAAAATAAGAAGTAGTGTAAAGATAATCGCGGAAGCGGCCAATGGCCCAACAACGCCCGCAGCCGATAAATTTATCAAAGAGAAAAATATTTTTATGATCCCGGATTTGCTGGCTAATGTAGGCGGGGTTACTTGTAGTTATTTTGAACAGGTGCAGAGCAATATGAATTATTTCTGGGAAAAGGATGAGGTCCTGGGCAAGCTTGATGTAAAAATGACATCAGCTTTTATAGCTGTAAGTGATTTTGCACTTTCGAATAAATTATACATGCGCGATGCTGCTAATGTTATTGCGGTGGATCGTGTTGCCCAGGCTTGTAAGGACCGCGGCTGGGTGTGA
- a CDS encoding AbiV family abortive infection protein — translation MKIGRILKSERKITLTEELLVEYYSGALKNSDALIEESNLLFKNKSYARCYFLACSSIEESGKAVEAFLGLGRNLTDPAVQKTLIQNFEDHNKKLLSALMTLLSKPPFPIDKLDLITDISLQLFQGREKSLYTDINKSEITIPK, via the coding sequence ATGAAGATAGGACGAATTCTAAAATCAGAAAGAAAAATTACTCTTACTGAAGAATTGTTGGTTGAATATTATTCAGGAGCTTTAAAGAATAGTGACGCATTAATTGAAGAATCAAATTTACTATTTAAAAATAAATCATATGCACGGTGCTATTTCTTAGCATGTTCAAGCATCGAAGAAAGTGGTAAAGCTGTCGAGGCATTTTTGGGGCTTGGAAGGAATTTAACAGACCCAGCGGTGCAGAAAACGCTTATTCAAAACTTCGAAGATCATAATAAAAAATTACTTTCTGCTCTTATGACTTTACTCTCAAAGCCACCATTTCCTATAGATAAGTTAGACCTTATTACTGACATATCTCTTCAATTATTTCAGGGGAGAGAAAAATCTCTTTACACAGATATTAATAAAAGTGAAATTACTATTCCAAAATAA
- a CDS encoding cadherin-like domain-containing protein gives MRYLFAVFMLFISTSTLFAQLTAVKLYDWKHEGLPSSGNWTISEDSTSVRQSKNDVPTFFVSPDTFSNVTIRGSFFVDSSDDDYIGFVFGYLRPDSAEEYFDFYLMDWKGNTQSGAQEGFTLSKVEGIVEVPSGTNTSHPYWDHMDTTQTVLATNYGDNGWARNVVYNFELIYESNRVRISIDTTQIFDVSGEFRAGRFGFYNYSQPGVNYREFRVNEAPLAIDDYYVVDEDSQIAMDVTFNDTDADGHDKMITNVGAATQGNVTFTNGDSLIFYTPALNFNGADSFYYHISDGNGGSDSAKVVITVSPVNDAPQRIALIPDAIIAENSMDVFHVTINDYFSDVDANDSFLSEISISSNGNVNGVVSADSLFLSSSNFSGFDTLLVSVADDSGSVVMDTFVVEVEKATGLEDLNIPVKFSLKQNYPNPFNPTTLIVYSIPKSSDVSLVVYDILGQEVVSLVNKNQKVGTHQVVWNGRDNSNNPVSSGMYFYKIKADNFEQSKKMVLMK, from the coding sequence ATGCGCTATTTATTTGCGGTTTTTATGTTATTCATTTCAACATCCACACTTTTTGCACAATTAACAGCGGTTAAATTATACGACTGGAAACACGAAGGCCTGCCATCCAGTGGTAATTGGACCATTTCCGAGGACAGCACTTCTGTTCGCCAAAGTAAAAACGATGTACCTACTTTTTTTGTCAGTCCGGATACTTTTAGTAATGTAACCATTAGGGGCAGTTTCTTTGTTGATAGCAGTGATGACGATTATATCGGCTTTGTTTTTGGCTATTTGCGTCCGGATTCAGCAGAAGAGTATTTTGATTTTTATCTGATGGACTGGAAGGGAAATACACAGTCAGGTGCGCAGGAGGGATTTACTTTGTCTAAGGTGGAAGGAATTGTTGAAGTGCCATCCGGTACTAATACATCCCACCCATATTGGGATCACATGGACACCACACAAACAGTTCTTGCTACAAACTATGGTGACAATGGTTGGGCCCGCAATGTTGTTTATAATTTTGAATTAATTTATGAATCAAACAGGGTTCGAATTTCAATCGATACTACACAAATATTTGATGTTTCCGGTGAATTCCGTGCCGGCCGGTTTGGCTTTTATAATTACTCGCAGCCTGGAGTCAATTACCGGGAGTTTAGAGTAAACGAAGCTCCATTGGCTATTGATGACTATTATGTGGTTGATGAAGACTCACAGATTGCAATGGATGTAACCTTTAATGATACAGATGCCGATGGACACGATAAAATGATAACCAACGTTGGAGCTGCTACACAAGGCAATGTAACTTTTACTAATGGAGACAGCCTTATTTTCTACACACCAGCTTTAAACTTCAATGGGGCCGACAGTTTTTATTATCACATTTCTGATGGCAATGGAGGCAGCGATTCTGCAAAAGTTGTTATTACAGTTAGCCCGGTAAATGATGCGCCACAACGTATTGCATTAATTCCGGATGCAATAATAGCCGAAAATAGCATGGATGTTTTTCATGTGACAATTAATGATTATTTTAGTGATGTGGATGCAAATGATAGTTTTTTGAGCGAGATTTCAATCTCATCAAACGGAAATGTGAACGGCGTGGTCTCAGCAGATTCGCTGTTTCTAAGTAGTAGTAATTTTAGCGGTTTTGATACACTCTTGGTAAGTGTTGCTGATGACAGTGGATCTGTTGTAATGGATACATTTGTTGTAGAAGTAGAGAAGGCTACTGGCCTGGAAGATTTAAATATTCCTGTAAAGTTTTCTTTAAAACAAAACTACCCGAATCCATTTAACCCAACAACCTTAATTGTTTATTCTATTCCTAAAAGTAGTGACGTTAGTTTGGTTGTTTATGACATTTTAGGCCAAGAGGTGGTCAGTCTTGTTAACAAAAATCAGAAAGTCGGTACTCATCAGGTTGTCTGGAATGGAAGGGATAATTCCAATAATCCCGTTTCGAGTGGCATGTACTTTTATAAAATCAAAGCAGATAATTTTGAACAGTCTAAAAAAATGGTTTTGATGAAATAA
- a CDS encoding OmpH family outer membrane protein gives MGSISNFFIRKTVKQTRLSFQHRPAIIAIITLLFLSVLSTNALAQLAGLKIGYTDHERIIAAMPEFQQVQQTLQAETQREQNLLQAKYEDYETKLDNYQKQQALLSAERRKERENELIQLQQEIQRTEGTSQEKLAKRQSDLYAPIFEKVDQAIQATAKEKSIDIVLRSNIGAAQPIILYVNQDKIVDITLDIARKLGLNVTGTE, from the coding sequence ATGGGAAGTATTTCCAATTTTTTTATAAGAAAAACGGTAAAGCAAACACGATTAAGTTTTCAGCACCGACCCGCAATCATCGCAATAATAACCTTGCTTTTTCTCTCAGTGTTAAGCACAAATGCTCTGGCTCAGCTTGCCGGCCTCAAAATCGGCTATACTGATCATGAACGTATTATTGCTGCCATGCCGGAGTTTCAGCAGGTGCAACAGACCCTCCAGGCAGAGACCCAAAGAGAACAAAATTTGCTCCAGGCAAAGTACGAAGATTATGAGACTAAGCTAGATAATTACCAGAAGCAACAAGCATTGCTCTCAGCAGAGCGCCGCAAGGAGCGTGAAAATGAGTTGATTCAGCTTCAACAAGAAATACAGAGAACTGAAGGTACGAGCCAGGAGAAGCTTGCTAAAAGACAGTCAGATCTTTATGCACCAATCTTTGAAAAAGTGGACCAGGCAATCCAGGCAACCGCCAAAGAAAAGAGCATCGACATAGTATTGCGATCCAATATTGGAGCAGCACAACCTATTATCCTTTATGTCAATCAGGACAAAATTGTCGACATCACGTTGGATATTGCGCGCAAACTAGGTCTAAATGTAACAGGAACTGAATAA
- a CDS encoding VOC family protein, which yields MSNHEKINYVEFPAKDIQATKDFFAAAFGWEFVDYGPDYCSITNAGIDAGFFKSGLNVSTETGSALIVLYSDNLEQTQTKIDEKGGSITKAIFSFPGGRRFHFSDPNGNEFAVWSDK from the coding sequence ATGAGCAATCATGAAAAAATAAATTATGTGGAATTTCCGGCAAAAGATATCCAGGCAACAAAGGATTTTTTTGCAGCCGCTTTTGGCTGGGAGTTTGTAGATTACGGCCCGGATTACTGCTCAATTACAAATGCGGGGATCGATGCCGGTTTTTTTAAATCCGGGTTAAATGTTTCAACTGAAACGGGTAGCGCATTGATTGTTTTATATAGCGATAACCTGGAACAAACCCAGACAAAAATTGATGAAAAAGGTGGATCAATAACCAAAGCAATATTTTCATTTCCGGGTGGCCGCCGTTTTCATTTTAGCGATCCAAATGGAAACGAGTTTGCTGTTTGGTCGGATAAATAA